A genome region from Ralstonia solanacearum K60 includes the following:
- a CDS encoding (2Fe-2S) ferredoxin domain-containing protein translates to MSSHYQHHVFFCLNEREDGARCCADFGAKAMQEYAKKRCKELGINGEGRVRINKAGCLDRCELGPVLVVYPEAIWYTFVDREDIDEIIQSHLIEGKPVARLMVDPPAA, encoded by the coding sequence ATGAGCAGCCACTACCAGCACCACGTTTTCTTCTGCCTCAACGAGCGCGAGGACGGCGCACGCTGCTGCGCCGATTTCGGCGCCAAGGCCATGCAGGAATATGCCAAGAAGCGCTGCAAGGAGCTCGGCATCAACGGCGAGGGCCGGGTGCGCATCAACAAGGCCGGCTGCCTGGACCGGTGCGAACTCGGTCCGGTGCTGGTGGTCTACCCCGAGGCCATCTGGTACACCTTCGTCGACCGCGAGGACATCGACGAGATCATCCAGAGCCATCTGATCGAGGGCAAGCCGGTCGCGCGGCTGATGGTCGATCCGCCCGCCGCCTGA
- a CDS encoding alpha/beta hydrolase: MNVHTAERLIPGPAGNIDVSVDLPDGAPRGLALIGHPHPLFGGTKDNKVAQTLARTFVGLGYVTVRLNFRGVGKTEGTHDNGIGEQDDMLAVLDWMRTQAEWSPVVATLPLALGGFSFGSFVVSQVARRLAEAGTPAERLALVGTATSRWNVATVPADTIVIHGEQDDTVPLADVLDWARPQELPVIVIPGADHFFHRKLHLIRQLISGAWAPHP; encoded by the coding sequence ATGAACGTGCATACCGCAGAACGCCTGATTCCCGGCCCGGCCGGGAACATCGACGTCTCCGTCGACCTGCCGGACGGCGCACCGCGCGGCCTGGCCCTGATCGGCCATCCGCATCCGCTGTTCGGCGGCACCAAGGACAACAAGGTCGCGCAGACCCTGGCACGCACCTTTGTCGGCCTGGGCTACGTGACGGTGCGGCTGAACTTCCGCGGCGTGGGCAAGACCGAGGGCACGCACGACAACGGCATCGGCGAACAGGACGACATGCTGGCCGTGCTCGACTGGATGCGCACGCAGGCCGAATGGTCGCCCGTGGTCGCCACGCTGCCGCTGGCGCTCGGCGGCTTCTCGTTCGGCAGCTTCGTCGTCTCGCAGGTGGCGCGGCGCCTGGCCGAGGCGGGCACTCCCGCGGAACGCCTGGCGCTGGTCGGCACCGCCACCTCGCGCTGGAACGTGGCAACGGTGCCCGCGGACACCATCGTCATCCACGGCGAGCAGGACGATACGGTGCCGCTTGCCGACGTGCTCGACTGGGCGCGACCGCAGGAGCTGCCGGTGATCGTCATCCCCGGCGCGGACCATTTCTTTCACCGCAAGCTGCATCTGATCCGGCAGCTGATCTCGGGCGCCTGGGCGCCGCACCCGTAA
- a CDS encoding D-alanyl-D-alanine carboxypeptidase family protein — translation MQTRFSFQVLPSAAVTTLVAAAVLATAAPALAQPVPAPQVTARAWMLTDVTSGQVLGGGNMDERVEPASLTKLMTAYIAFEAVRDGKLKYDQLITPTETVRTVKTDESRMFLQPGKPVSVRELLQGLIVQSGNDAALVLAEAVGGTETNFVMLMNREAERLGMKNTHFMNAAGLPDPNHYTTARDLSILTAALIKNFPQDYKFYSQKEFTYNNIKQPNRNRLLWLDPTVDGGKTGHTKSAGYCLVTSANRPLPDVPGASRRLLSVIVGTKSDQIRTQESLKVLNYGYQFFDTLRLYDAQQVLQTPDVYKGQAKNVKIGVMDAKWITVPKGMGGRLKPVLERKDPLIAPIAQGQPLGTVKVMDGTTVVQEFPVVALEAAPEAGFIGRTIDSIKLWFKKK, via the coding sequence ATGCAGACCCGTTTCTCCTTCCAAGTCCTTCCCTCCGCCGCCGTGACGACACTGGTCGCGGCAGCCGTGCTTGCCACGGCAGCGCCGGCACTGGCGCAGCCCGTCCCGGCGCCGCAGGTCACGGCCCGCGCGTGGATGCTGACCGACGTGACGAGCGGCCAGGTGCTGGGCGGCGGCAACATGGACGAGCGCGTCGAGCCCGCCTCGCTGACCAAGCTGATGACCGCGTACATCGCCTTCGAGGCCGTGCGCGACGGCAAGCTCAAGTACGACCAGCTGATCACGCCGACCGAGACCGTGCGCACCGTCAAGACCGACGAGTCGCGCATGTTCCTGCAGCCCGGCAAACCGGTCTCGGTGCGCGAGCTGCTGCAGGGCCTGATCGTGCAGTCGGGCAATGATGCCGCGCTGGTGCTGGCCGAGGCCGTGGGCGGCACCGAGACCAACTTCGTGATGCTGATGAACCGCGAAGCCGAGCGCCTGGGCATGAAGAACACGCACTTCATGAACGCCGCCGGCCTGCCCGACCCGAACCACTACACCACAGCCCGTGATCTTTCGATCCTGACGGCGGCGCTGATCAAGAATTTCCCGCAAGACTACAAGTTCTATTCGCAGAAGGAATTCACCTATAACAACATCAAGCAGCCCAACCGCAACCGCCTGCTGTGGCTGGACCCGACCGTCGACGGCGGCAAGACCGGCCACACCAAGTCGGCCGGCTACTGCCTGGTCACCTCGGCCAACCGGCCGCTGCCGGATGTGCCGGGGGCAAGCCGCCGCCTGCTGTCGGTGATCGTCGGCACCAAGAGCGACCAGATCCGCACGCAGGAGAGCCTGAAGGTCCTGAACTATGGCTACCAGTTCTTCGACACACTGCGCCTGTATGACGCCCAGCAGGTGCTGCAGACGCCGGACGTCTACAAGGGCCAGGCCAAGAACGTGAAGATCGGCGTGATGGATGCCAAGTGGATCACCGTGCCCAAGGGCATGGGCGGGCGCCTGAAGCCGGTGCTCGAGCGCAAGGATCCGCTGATCGCCCCGATCGCGCAGGGCCAGCCGCTGGGCACGGTCAAGGTGATGGACGGCACGACCGTGGTCCAGGAATTCCCGGTGGTGGCGCTGGAAGCCGCGCCCGAAGCCGGCTTCATCGGCCGCACGATCGATTCGATCAAGCTGTGGTTCAAGAAGAAGTAA
- a CDS encoding YbeD family protein, with protein MTDANDTPATPSRESLIEYPSDFPIKVMGKMQDNFAETIVQVVQQFDPEFHAGRMEMRPSSGGNYLGLTVIVRATSREQLDALYRALTSHPMVKVVL; from the coding sequence ATGACCGACGCCAACGACACCCCCGCCACCCCATCGCGCGAATCGCTGATCGAGTATCCGAGCGATTTCCCCATCAAGGTGATGGGCAAGATGCAGGACAACTTTGCCGAGACCATCGTGCAGGTGGTGCAGCAGTTCGATCCGGAATTCCATGCCGGCCGCATGGAGATGCGCCCGTCTTCCGGGGGCAACTACCTCGGCCTGACGGTGATCGTGCGCGCCACCAGCCGCGAGCAGCTCGACGCGCTGTACCGTGCGCTGACGTCGCACCCGATGGTCAAGGTCGTGCTGTAA
- a CDS encoding transcriptional regulator GcvA, translated as MAEIREPMRLPSLGALRVFEAAARYESFSRAATELFVTHGAVSHQMRTLEAELGVPLFERRGKRVMLTHAGRTYADRVRDALDQIAQATHQLRAGNRDNRLTISTMPSFAARWLTPHIGTFIERHPELEVELFSSPVLVDFAREEVDVALRMGSGNYPGLYVETLLDDVFFPICSPAFNGGRLPRTPAEMAGMTLLRSEGEQWKPWFDAAGVEGFPEPRAGLMFQDSSLLLQAAAAGQGIALIRPTLAFNDLMAGRVVRLFDTTIPCPWNYYFVCPHSALQTPKMQAFRAWLLPEIAAFKLKLDRLMCDTAVSLGHVAKG; from the coding sequence ATGGCGGAAATTCGTGAGCCGATGCGACTGCCGTCGCTGGGAGCGCTGCGCGTGTTCGAGGCGGCGGCGCGTTATGAGAGCTTCTCGCGCGCAGCCACCGAACTGTTCGTCACACACGGCGCGGTCAGCCATCAGATGCGCACGCTGGAGGCGGAACTGGGCGTGCCGCTGTTCGAGCGGCGTGGCAAGCGTGTCATGCTGACCCACGCCGGGCGCACGTATGCCGACCGTGTGCGCGACGCGCTCGACCAGATCGCCCAGGCCACGCACCAACTGCGCGCGGGCAATCGCGACAACCGCCTGACCATCAGCACCATGCCGTCGTTCGCTGCGCGCTGGCTGACACCGCACATCGGCACCTTCATCGAGCGACACCCGGAACTGGAGGTGGAGCTGTTCTCCAGCCCGGTGCTGGTCGATTTCGCGCGCGAGGAGGTGGACGTGGCGCTGCGCATGGGGTCGGGCAACTATCCCGGCCTGTACGTGGAGACGCTGCTCGACGACGTGTTCTTCCCGATCTGCAGCCCGGCCTTCAACGGTGGCCGGCTGCCGCGCACGCCCGCCGAGATGGCGGGCATGACGCTGCTGCGCAGCGAGGGCGAGCAATGGAAGCCGTGGTTCGACGCGGCCGGCGTGGAGGGCTTTCCCGAGCCACGCGCCGGGCTGATGTTCCAGGACTCGTCGCTCCTGTTGCAGGCGGCGGCGGCCGGGCAGGGCATCGCGCTGATCCGCCCGACGTTGGCGTTCAACGACCTGATGGCCGGCCGCGTCGTGCGCTTGTTCGACACGACGATTCCGTGCCCGTGGAACTACTACTTCGTCTGCCCGCACAGCGCGTTGCAGACGCCCAAGATGCAGGCCTTCCGCGCATGGCTGCTGCCCGAGATCGCCGCGTTCAAGCTCAAGCTGGATCGGCTGATGTGCGATACCGCAGTGAGCCTGGGGCACGTGGCGAAAGGATGA
- a CDS encoding DUF2917 domain-containing protein, translated as MKPVLTKIVFTLQPGEVVALRMPADQNLRVEEAFGRDVWITHEHKAADEWLHAGGSVAVKRGEEIVVSVDPKAAGPASLAVEALNGHIPRKPLHVADGWRRMLAALGWNEHVETPVVAA; from the coding sequence ATGAAACCTGTACTAACAAAAATTGTATTCACTCTGCAGCCCGGCGAGGTGGTGGCGCTGCGCATGCCGGCCGACCAGAATCTGCGTGTCGAAGAAGCGTTTGGGCGCGACGTATGGATCACCCACGAACACAAAGCCGCCGATGAATGGCTGCACGCCGGCGGCAGCGTCGCGGTCAAGCGCGGCGAGGAAATCGTGGTCTCGGTCGATCCCAAGGCCGCGGGTCCGGCTTCGCTGGCCGTGGAAGCGCTGAATGGCCACATCCCGCGCAAGCCCTTGCATGTCGCGGATGGCTGGCGCCGCATGCTCGCCGCGCTCGGCTGGAACGAGCACGTCGAAACGCCGGTCGTCGCCGCCTGA
- the lipB gene encoding lipoyl(octanoyl) transferase LipB: MIPIDIVERGQQDYAACFDAMQTFTAQRGPDTPDTLWLVEHPPVFTLGLAGDPAHLLAPGNIPLVKVDRGGQITYHGPGQVVAYLLLDLRRRGLFVKALVDVIEAAVIDTLATYNVASERKAGAPGIYLSAGPHQGAKIAALGLKIRNGCSYHGVSLNLAMDLSPFTQINPCGYAGLETVDMVTAGARDATGRAVDPADWQHVSHVLADRLVAQLQQRANAHPAEAATA, translated from the coding sequence ATGATTCCGATCGACATCGTCGAACGCGGCCAGCAGGACTACGCCGCCTGCTTCGACGCGATGCAGACTTTTACCGCCCAGCGCGGCCCCGACACCCCCGACACCCTCTGGCTGGTCGAGCACCCGCCGGTGTTCACGCTCGGGCTGGCCGGCGATCCGGCCCATCTGTTGGCGCCGGGCAACATTCCGCTGGTGAAGGTCGACCGTGGCGGGCAGATCACTTATCACGGTCCCGGACAGGTGGTGGCTTACCTCTTGCTGGATCTGCGCCGCCGCGGGCTGTTCGTGAAGGCACTGGTCGACGTCATCGAGGCGGCCGTCATCGATACGCTCGCCACGTATAATGTCGCCTCCGAACGCAAGGCCGGTGCGCCCGGCATCTACCTGTCGGCCGGGCCGCACCAGGGCGCCAAGATCGCCGCGCTGGGGCTGAAGATCCGCAACGGCTGCAGCTACCACGGCGTCAGCCTGAACCTGGCGATGGACCTGTCGCCTTTCACGCAGATCAACCCGTGCGGTTATGCCGGCCTGGAAACCGTCGACATGGTGACCGCCGGCGCCCGCGATGCGACCGGGCGCGCGGTCGATCCCGCCGACTGGCAGCACGTGTCGCACGTGCTGGCCGACCGGCTGGTCGCCCAGTTGCAGCAACGCGCGAACGCGCACCCCGCCGAAGCCGCTACCGCGTAG